A genomic region of Rheinheimera sp. MMS21-TC3 contains the following coding sequences:
- a CDS encoding DUF1439 domain-containing protein encodes MKKLLIVLSILMLASCAQLGSIASYSVSEADLEQMLAQQIPKLSHQATAAGIPLRLQVDKMKVDIGPENSDLVRLNTSASAVLSLFGLSYPATMNLQVEAAPYYDAKQQAVFLRSVNLLSSSIDAAGYRGNLKPVNNELLQLINSFLAENPVYRLDTTNPTMKLLSQVPLNMAVQKGSLRFSPSN; translated from the coding sequence ATGAAAAAACTATTAATAGTATTAAGCATCCTAATGTTGGCTAGTTGTGCTCAGCTAGGTTCAATAGCCAGCTATTCTGTTTCAGAAGCAGATTTAGAGCAAATGCTAGCGCAGCAAATACCTAAGTTAAGCCATCAAGCAACTGCTGCAGGTATACCATTACGCCTACAAGTAGATAAGATGAAAGTAGACATTGGCCCAGAAAATAGTGACTTAGTTAGGCTTAATACTAGCGCTAGCGCAGTGCTGTCATTATTTGGTTTAAGTTATCCGGCGACAATGAATTTACAAGTAGAAGCCGCACCTTATTATGACGCTAAACAACAAGCAGTATTTTTGCGCTCGGTAAACTTATTAAGTTCAAGCATAGATGCCGCAGGTTATCGTGGTAATTTAAAACCAGTTAATAATGAACTACTGCAGCTAATTAATAGCTTTTTAGCTGAAAACCCAGTTTATCGTTTAGATACTACTAATCCAACTATGAAACTGTTATCGCAAGTGCCGTTAAATATGGCCGTGCAAAAAGGCAGTTTACGTTTTAGTCCAAGTAATTAA
- a CDS encoding dicarboxylate/amino acid:cation symporter, with amino-acid sequence MSLIIKLIAGIVLGILAGLYAPVWLTQLLLTFKGLFGELLFFTIPLLILFFISSGIAALPRNSGKLLGRTLTIAYLSTIIAGTLAYFVAKLIVPMFATAKQDLTSATTTVLEPFIKMDIPPVFGVMTALALAFIFGLGIAATQAEHLKKISDQGRDIIQLLLEKVIIPLLPVYIAGVFAQMAASGSVFGTLKTFGIVLLLAVIMHWVWIITLYTLAGIKAGKSPFTLIKNMLPAYFTALGTMSSAATIPVSLQATKKNGVKPDVANFTVPLCATIHLSGSTITIVTCAMAVISMQNGLDMPSFATILPFILMLGVVMLAAPGVPGGAVMSAVGLLASMLGFGDAAVALMIALYMAQDSFGTACNVTGDGAIAVMVDK; translated from the coding sequence ATGTCTTTAATCATTAAACTTATTGCCGGCATAGTGCTGGGTATACTGGCTGGGCTTTATGCGCCTGTTTGGCTAACCCAACTGCTATTAACTTTTAAAGGTTTATTTGGTGAATTATTATTTTTCACTATACCTTTGTTAATATTATTTTTTATCAGCAGCGGTATTGCTGCTTTGCCTAGAAACTCGGGGAAATTACTCGGCAGAACATTAACCATTGCTTATTTATCTACTATTATTGCCGGCACTTTAGCTTATTTTGTTGCCAAATTAATAGTGCCTATGTTTGCTACTGCAAAACAAGATTTAACTAGTGCAACAACTACTGTTTTAGAGCCTTTTATTAAGATGGATATTCCGCCAGTCTTTGGCGTAATGACAGCCTTAGCTTTAGCTTTTATTTTTGGCTTAGGTATAGCAGCAACTCAAGCTGAACACTTAAAGAAAATATCCGACCAAGGCCGAGATATTATTCAATTATTATTAGAAAAGGTGATTATTCCATTATTACCTGTTTATATAGCTGGTGTATTTGCCCAAATGGCTGCTTCTGGCAGTGTTTTTGGTACCTTAAAAACCTTTGGCATCGTATTATTATTAGCAGTAATCATGCATTGGGTATGGATTATTACTCTGTATACCCTAGCCGGAATCAAGGCTGGCAAGTCTCCTTTTACCTTAATTAAAAACATGTTACCTGCCTATTTTACAGCCTTAGGAACTATGTCTAGTGCAGCAACTATTCCGGTTTCATTACAAGCCACTAAGAAAAATGGCGTTAAACCTGATGTTGCCAACTTTACGGTGCCGTTATGCGCTACCATTCACTTATCAGGTTCAACCATCACTATAGTCACTTGTGCTATGGCCGTTATTAGCATGCAAAATGGCTTAGATATGCCTTCATTCGCCACTATTTTGCCCTTTATTTTAATGCTTGGTGTAGTAATGTTAGCCGCCCCTGGTGTGCCTGGTGGCGCGGTAATGTCTGCCGTTGGTTTATTAGCGTCTATGTTAGGTTTTGGTGATGCCGCAGTAGCGCTAATGATAGCCTTATATATGGCACAAGACAGTTTTGGTACAGCCTGTAACGTAACCGGTGATGGCGCAATTGCCGTTATGGTTGATAAATAA
- the glmU gene encoding bifunctional UDP-N-acetylglucosamine diphosphorylase/glucosamine-1-phosphate N-acetyltransferase GlmU, with protein MALNVVILAAGKGTRMKSNLPKVLHKVAERPMVQHVIDTARALGAAKPQLVYGYGAEALKDALGEQPLHWVLQAEQLGTGHAVAQASDNIADNDTVLVLYGDVPLTELDTLKQLLNAKPANGVAILTVKLANPTGYGRIVRENGKVVGIVEQKDANTEQLAINEVNSGIMALPGKQLKTWLSRLSNSNAQGEYYLTDIIAMAHAEGVEIATAHPSDAMEVEGANNRVQLAALERAYQQRKANELMLAGANLRDPARIDVRGSVTVGNDVMIDINVIFEGKVVLGQGVTIGANCILKDCVIGDNTEVKPNSMIDNSTVGSDCSIGPYARLRPDSVMENDSHIGNFVEMKKTTLGQGSKANHLTYLGDALVGKKVNIGAGTITCNYDGANKFVTTIKDGAFIGSNSSLVAPVTVGINATVGAGSVLSRDAADGELVVTRAKQRHITDWQRPVKISK; from the coding sequence ATGGCGTTAAATGTAGTGATTCTTGCTGCCGGTAAAGGTACGCGGATGAAATCTAACTTACCTAAGGTATTGCATAAAGTGGCCGAGCGGCCGATGGTACAGCATGTTATTGATACTGCTAGGGCTTTAGGTGCCGCTAAACCGCAATTGGTTTATGGTTATGGCGCTGAAGCATTAAAAGATGCCTTAGGTGAGCAGCCATTACACTGGGTACTGCAAGCAGAACAGCTGGGCACTGGCCATGCTGTAGCACAGGCCAGTGATAATATTGCTGATAATGATACTGTTTTAGTTTTGTATGGTGATGTGCCTTTAACGGAACTAGATACCTTAAAGCAATTACTTAATGCCAAACCGGCAAATGGCGTGGCTATTTTAACTGTGAAATTAGCTAACCCAACGGGGTATGGCCGAATAGTTCGTGAAAATGGCAAGGTTGTAGGCATTGTTGAGCAAAAAGATGCTAACACCGAACAACTTGCTATTAACGAGGTTAATAGTGGCATTATGGCGCTACCTGGCAAGCAGCTTAAAACTTGGTTAAGCCGGTTATCTAATAGTAATGCCCAAGGCGAATATTACTTAACCGATATTATTGCCATGGCCCATGCTGAAGGGGTTGAAATTGCAACAGCTCACCCTAGTGATGCCATGGAAGTAGAAGGCGCGAATAACCGAGTGCAATTAGCTGCTTTAGAGCGGGCTTACCAGCAGCGTAAAGCAAATGAGCTAATGTTAGCGGGTGCTAACTTACGCGATCCAGCAAGAATTGATGTTCGCGGTAGTGTTACAGTGGGCAACGACGTTATGATCGATATTAACGTTATTTTTGAAGGCAAAGTGGTGCTAGGCCAAGGCGTTACTATTGGCGCTAACTGTATTTTAAAAGATTGCGTTATTGGCGATAACACCGAAGTTAAGCCTAATTCTATGATAGATAACTCGACAGTGGGTAGCGACTGCTCAATTGGTCCTTATGCCCGGTTACGTCCAGACTCAGTCATGGAAAATGATAGTCATATTGGTAACTTTGTTGAAATGAAAAAAACCACTTTAGGCCAAGGCTCTAAAGCTAATCATTTAACATATTTAGGCGATGCGCTTGTTGGCAAGAAAGTAAATATAGGGGCTGGCACTATTACCTGCAACTATGATGGTGCAAATAAGTTTGTTACTACCATCAAAGACGGCGCCTTTATTGGCTCTAATAGCTCTTTAGTAGCACCAGTAACGGTAGGCATTAACGCAACAGTAGGTGCAGGCTCAGTGTTAAGTCGCGATGCCGCAGATGGTGAGTTAGTTGTTACACGTGCTAAACAACGGCATATTACCGACTGGCAACGGCCAGTGAAAATCAGTAAGTAA
- a CDS encoding F0F1 ATP synthase subunit epsilon, whose translation MAMTVQLDVVSAEEKLFSGLVESVQVTGSEGELGILPFHAPFLTTLKPGMVRIVKQFGEEHVMYVAGGVLEVQPDTITVLADVAVRGEDLDEQAALDAQKRAEEAMQNAGADFNYNEAASQLAEAVAQLRVIKQLRGKR comes from the coding sequence ATGGCGATGACAGTGCAACTAGATGTAGTAAGTGCCGAAGAAAAACTATTCTCAGGCCTTGTCGAATCAGTGCAGGTCACAGGCAGTGAGGGTGAATTAGGTATTTTACCTTTTCACGCCCCTTTTCTGACCACCCTGAAACCTGGCATGGTCCGTATCGTTAAACAGTTCGGTGAAGAACATGTAATGTATGTTGCTGGTGGCGTATTAGAAGTACAGCCAGACACTATTACAGTATTAGCCGATGTCGCGGTACGCGGCGAAGACTTAGATGAGCAAGCGGCTTTAGATGCACAAAAACGTGCTGAAGAAGCGATGCAAAATGCAGGAGCAGATTTCAATTATAATGAAGCTGCCAGCCAGTTAGCTGAAGCCGTAGCGCAATTACGGGTTATTAAGCAACTACGCGGAAAAAGATAA
- the atpD gene encoding F0F1 ATP synthase subunit beta, with the protein MSQGKVVQIIGAVVDIDFPQDAVPGIYDALNVTDGDLAGLVLEVQQQLGGGTVRTIALGTTDGLRRGAAVANTGKAIQVPVGTSTLGRIMNVLGEPIDEAGPIGEEERWSIHRAAPSYEEQAASNALLETGIKVIDLVCPFAKGGKVGLFGGAGVGKTVNMMELIRNIAIEHSGYSVFAGVGERTREGNDFYHEMKDSNVLDKVSLVYGQMNEPPGNRLRVALTGLTMAEKFREEGRDVLFFVDNIYRYTLAGTEVSALLGRMPSAVGYQPTLAEEMGALQERITSTKTGSITSIQAVYVPADDLTDPSPATTFSHLDATVVLSRNIASLGIYPAIDPLDSTSRQLDPQVIGKEHYDVARGVQTVLQRYKELKDIIAILGMDELSDEDRTTVYRARKIQRFLSQPFFVAEVFTGSPGKYVPLKETIRGFKGILEGEFDHMPEQAFYMVGSIDEAIEKAKKL; encoded by the coding sequence ATGAGTCAAGGTAAGGTCGTCCAAATTATTGGCGCCGTTGTGGATATCGATTTTCCACAAGATGCGGTACCTGGTATCTATGACGCGTTAAACGTGACTGACGGTGATCTGGCTGGTTTAGTGCTGGAAGTACAGCAACAGTTGGGTGGCGGTACAGTTCGTACAATCGCATTAGGTACAACAGACGGTTTACGTCGCGGCGCAGCTGTGGCAAATACCGGTAAAGCAATTCAGGTTCCAGTAGGTACATCTACACTGGGCCGTATTATGAACGTATTAGGTGAGCCTATTGATGAAGCAGGCCCTATCGGTGAAGAAGAGCGTTGGTCTATCCACCGTGCGGCTCCTTCATACGAAGAGCAAGCCGCATCAAATGCGTTATTAGAAACAGGTATCAAAGTTATCGACTTAGTATGCCCGTTCGCTAAAGGTGGTAAAGTTGGTCTATTCGGTGGTGCCGGTGTAGGTAAAACCGTTAACATGATGGAACTTATCCGTAATATCGCTATCGAGCACAGCGGCTACTCAGTATTCGCCGGTGTTGGTGAGCGTACTCGTGAAGGTAACGATTTCTATCACGAAATGAAAGACTCTAACGTACTAGATAAAGTATCGTTAGTGTACGGTCAGATGAATGAGCCACCAGGAAACCGTTTACGCGTAGCGTTAACCGGCTTAACTATGGCTGAAAAATTCCGTGAAGAAGGCCGTGATGTTCTATTCTTCGTAGATAACATCTATCGTTATACCCTAGCCGGTACTGAGGTATCAGCACTATTAGGTCGTATGCCATCTGCGGTAGGTTATCAGCCTACATTGGCTGAAGAAATGGGTGCATTACAAGAGCGTATTACGTCAACTAAAACAGGTTCAATCACGTCTATTCAAGCCGTTTATGTTCCTGCGGATGACTTAACTGACCCATCACCAGCAACGACGTTCTCGCACTTAGACGCAACGGTTGTATTAAGCCGTAACATTGCTTCTTTAGGTATTTACCCTGCGATTGACCCACTGGATTCAACTTCACGTCAGTTAGATCCACAAGTTATCGGTAAAGAGCACTATGATGTTGCTCGTGGTGTACAAACCGTATTACAGCGCTACAAAGAGCTGAAAGATATTATTGCCATCTTAGGTATGGACGAATTGTCTGATGAAGACCGCACAACAGTATACCGTGCACGTAAAATTCAGCGTTTCTTATCTCAGCCTTTCTTCGTAGCTGAAGTATTTACTGGTTCACCTGGTAAATATGTTCCGTTAAAAGAGACTATCCGTGGCTTTAAAGGTATTTTGGAAGGTGAATTCGACCATATGCCAGAGCAAGCGTTTTACATGGTAGGCTCTATCGACGAAGCGATCGAAAAAGCGAAAAAGCTGTAA
- the atpG gene encoding F0F1 ATP synthase subunit gamma, with amino-acid sequence MAGGKEIKSKIGSINNTRKITSAMEKVAVSKMRKAQDRVAATRPYAEGMRKVIGNVANGSLEYRHPYLADREVKKVGYIVISTDRGLCGGLNTNEFKKVIIDLKSWKDKGVDAEFAVIGNKATTFFRRFGGKVMAQQAGSGDVPRLADVLGSVKVMLQAFNEGRIDRLFLVYNNFVNTMKQEPVIDQLLPLPKADIAQKEHNWDYLYEPDPKPIIDMLLDRFVESQVYQGVVENSASEHAARMVAMKAATDNAGNLMDDLKLVYNKARQAAITQELSEIVAGAAAVG; translated from the coding sequence ATGGCCGGTGGTAAAGAGATAAAAAGTAAGATCGGGAGTATTAATAATACTCGCAAGATCACCAGTGCTATGGAAAAAGTTGCGGTCAGCAAAATGCGCAAAGCGCAAGACCGTGTAGCTGCAACACGCCCATACGCTGAAGGTATGCGCAAAGTGATTGGTAACGTTGCAAATGGCAGCCTTGAATATCGCCATCCGTATTTAGCGGATCGTGAAGTTAAAAAGGTTGGCTATATTGTTATTTCTACTGATCGTGGACTTTGCGGTGGCTTGAATACCAACGAGTTTAAAAAAGTTATTATTGACCTTAAAAGCTGGAAAGATAAAGGTGTAGACGCTGAATTTGCTGTTATCGGTAATAAAGCAACTACCTTTTTCCGTCGCTTTGGTGGCAAAGTAATGGCACAACAAGCGGGTTCAGGTGACGTACCACGTTTGGCTGATGTGCTCGGTTCGGTAAAAGTCATGCTGCAAGCATTTAATGAAGGCCGAATTGATCGCTTATTCTTGGTATACAACAACTTTGTTAATACCATGAAGCAAGAGCCAGTGATCGATCAACTATTACCTTTGCCAAAAGCAGACATCGCACAAAAAGAGCATAACTGGGATTACTTATACGAGCCGGATCCAAAACCTATTATTGATATGTTATTGGACCGCTTTGTTGAGTCGCAAGTTTATCAAGGTGTGGTAGAGAACTCTGCCAGTGAACACGCCGCCCGTATGGTTGCAATGAAAGCTGCAACTGATAACGCCGGTAACTTGATGGACGACCTGAAATTAGTGTACAACAAAGCACGTCAGGCCGCGATCACCCAGGAGCTTAGCGAAATTGTCGCAGGTGCGGCAGCTGTAGGCTAA
- the atpA gene encoding F0F1 ATP synthase subunit alpha, whose amino-acid sequence MQLNSTEISELIKSRIAQFEVVSEARNEGTIVQVTDGIIRINGLADCMQGEMIELPGNRYAIALNLERNSVGAVVMGPYADLTEGTKVKSTGRILEVPVGPQLLGRVVNTLGAPIDGKGPIDAAGFEPVEKIAPGVIERQSVDQPMQTGYKSVDAMIPIGRGQRELLIGDRQTGKTALAIDAIINQKGTGVKCVYVAIGQKASTIANVVRKLEEHDALAHTIVVVASASEAAALQYLAPYSGCTMGEYFRDRGEDSLIVYDDLSKQAVAYRQISLLLRRPPGREAYPGDVFYLHSRLLERASRVNADYVEKYTNGEVKGKTGSLTALPIIETQAGDVSAFVPTNVISITDGQIFLETDLFNAGIRPAVNAGISVSRVGGAAQTKIIKKLGGGIRLALAQYSELAAFAQFASDLDEATRAQLEHGQKVTELMKQLQYSPMSVAEMGVSIFAIEKGFMKDIEVDKIIDFETALISFMKAEHAELMAEIDKTGNYNDQIESTFKAAIEKFKATQTW is encoded by the coding sequence ATGCAACTGAATTCCACTGAAATATCAGAACTGATCAAGAGTCGTATCGCTCAGTTCGAAGTGGTCAGTGAAGCTCGTAACGAAGGTACTATCGTACAGGTAACTGACGGTATTATTCGTATCAATGGTCTTGCTGATTGTATGCAAGGCGAAATGATTGAGCTTCCTGGTAATCGCTACGCTATCGCACTGAACTTAGAACGTAATTCAGTAGGTGCTGTAGTTATGGGTCCGTATGCGGACTTAACTGAAGGCACAAAAGTAAAAAGTACTGGCCGTATCTTAGAAGTACCGGTTGGTCCACAGTTACTAGGTCGTGTTGTAAATACTTTAGGTGCGCCTATCGATGGTAAAGGTCCAATTGACGCTGCAGGTTTTGAACCAGTAGAAAAAATTGCTCCTGGCGTTATCGAACGTCAATCGGTAGATCAACCAATGCAAACAGGTTATAAATCTGTAGATGCGATGATCCCAATTGGTCGTGGTCAGCGTGAATTGTTAATCGGTGACCGTCAAACCGGTAAAACTGCTTTAGCTATTGATGCCATCATCAACCAAAAAGGTACTGGCGTTAAATGTGTATACGTAGCAATTGGCCAAAAAGCCTCTACTATTGCTAACGTAGTACGCAAATTAGAAGAGCATGATGCATTAGCCCACACTATCGTTGTGGTAGCTTCAGCATCAGAAGCAGCTGCACTTCAGTACTTAGCACCTTACTCAGGTTGTACTATGGGTGAATACTTCCGTGACCGCGGTGAAGATTCGTTAATAGTTTATGATGACTTGTCTAAGCAAGCAGTTGCTTATCGTCAAATCTCATTACTATTACGTCGTCCACCAGGCCGTGAAGCTTACCCAGGTGACGTTTTCTATTTACACTCTCGCTTACTTGAGCGTGCATCACGTGTAAATGCTGACTATGTTGAAAAATACACTAACGGTGAAGTTAAAGGTAAAACAGGTTCATTAACCGCATTACCAATTATCGAAACTCAAGCCGGTGACGTTTCAGCTTTCGTACCAACTAACGTAATCTCAATTACCGATGGTCAGATCTTCTTAGAAACTGACTTATTTAACGCGGGTATTCGCCCAGCGGTTAACGCCGGTATTTCAGTATCGCGGGTTGGTGGTGCAGCACAAACTAAGATCATCAAAAAACTAGGTGGTGGTATTCGTCTTGCGTTAGCGCAATATTCAGAACTTGCTGCGTTTGCGCAGTTTGCTTCTGACTTAGACGAAGCAACCCGCGCCCAGTTAGAGCACGGTCAAAAGGTTACTGAACTGATGAAACAGTTACAGTACAGCCCAATGTCTGTTGCTGAAATGGGTGTATCTATTTTTGCTATCGAAAAAGGCTTTATGAAAGATATCGAAGTAGACAAAATCATTGATTTTGAAACTGCGTTAATTTCATTTATGAAAGCAGAACACGCTGAGCTGATGGCTGAAATCGATAAAACCGGTAACTACAACGACCAAATCGAGTCTACGTTCAAAGCCGCTATTGAGAAATTCAAGGCTACGCAGACCTGGTAA
- the atpH gene encoding F0F1 ATP synthase subunit delta, giving the protein MSDLTNIARPYAKAAFDFAVEQNALPAWLQMLTFAAEIAKNDQVSDYLNANGTAEKQAGLFIHVCGEQLNEHGHNFIKVMAENHRLLALPEVLTSFAKLKAEYEKEIDVTVVSATELDTAQKDKLAAALTQRLARKVKLNCSVDPAVVSGLLIKAGDMVIDGSVRGKLDRLATALQS; this is encoded by the coding sequence ATGTCTGATTTGACAAATATCGCTCGTCCTTACGCCAAAGCTGCGTTCGATTTTGCTGTAGAGCAAAATGCGTTACCAGCTTGGCTACAGATGTTGACCTTTGCTGCAGAAATAGCAAAAAACGACCAGGTTAGCGATTATTTAAACGCTAACGGTACTGCTGAAAAGCAAGCTGGTTTGTTTATTCATGTATGTGGTGAGCAACTCAACGAGCACGGTCATAACTTCATTAAAGTGATGGCAGAAAATCATCGCTTGTTGGCGTTGCCTGAAGTGCTAACTTCTTTTGCTAAGTTAAAAGCTGAGTATGAAAAAGAAATCGACGTTACTGTGGTTTCAGCTACTGAGTTGGATACAGCACAAAAAGATAAGTTAGCTGCAGCATTAACGCAACGTTTAGCACGCAAAGTTAAATTGAACTGTAGCGTCGATCCTGCGGTAGTTAGCGGTTTGCTAATTAAAGCAGGTGACATGGTTATTGATGGCTCGGTCCGCGGCAAGCTGGATCGTTTAGCAACTGCGCTGCAGTCGTAA
- the atpF gene encoding F0F1 ATP synthase subunit B, whose product MTLNATLLGELIAFAVFVLFCMKFVWPPLMNAIEARQSKIADGLAATDRAEKSLALAQDKASEQLKDAKAQAAEIIDQAKKREAKMIEEAVHKANAERETILAQANAEIAAERNRLREDMRKQVAALAVAGAEKILQRSIDEAAHSDILDKLVQEL is encoded by the coding sequence GTGACCTTAAACGCCACTCTGTTAGGCGAATTAATCGCATTTGCGGTGTTCGTGCTGTTTTGTATGAAATTTGTATGGCCGCCTTTGATGAATGCCATCGAAGCGCGCCAAAGTAAAATTGCTGATGGTTTAGCGGCAACTGATCGCGCTGAAAAAAGCTTGGCATTAGCCCAAGATAAAGCTAGCGAACAATTGAAAGATGCTAAAGCTCAAGCGGCAGAGATTATTGATCAAGCGAAAAAACGCGAAGCGAAAATGATTGAAGAGGCCGTGCATAAAGCAAATGCAGAACGTGAAACTATCTTGGCGCAAGCCAATGCAGAAATTGCTGCTGAACGTAATCGTTTACGTGAAGATATGCGCAAACAAGTTGCTGCTTTAGCAGTTGCTGGCGCAGAAAAAATTCTGCAACGTTCTATTGATGAAGCTGCTCACAGCGACATTTTGGATAAATTGGTTCAAGAACTGTAA
- the atpE gene encoding F0F1 ATP synthase subunit C, with protein sequence MPEAIKLIAVALLIGFGAIGTALGFGNMGGKFLEACARQPELAPSLQVKMFILAGLIDAVAMIGVGIAMYMLFAM encoded by the coding sequence ATGCCTGAAGCTATCAAGTTAATCGCAGTTGCGTTATTAATCGGTTTCGGTGCAATCGGTACAGCATTAGGTTTTGGTAACATGGGTGGTAAGTTTTTAGAAGCTTGTGCACGTCAGCCAGAATTAGCCCCTTCATTACAAGTTAAAATGTTTATCTTAGCTGGTCTTATCGATGCGGTAGCGATGATCGGTGTAGGTATTGCTATGTACATGTTGTTCGCAATGTAA
- the atpB gene encoding F0F1 ATP synthase subunit A, translating to MAAGEELTLSSHIQHHLTNAKMCSVDGSIAFNKACSEVGFWTWHIDTLMYSILLGVLFLWIFRSVAKKATTGVPGKLQCFVEMIVGFVGDNVKDTYHGKSKLIAPLALTIFVWVFLMNLMDLVPVDFLPSFAGFVGEQAMGAEPGSVYMKFVPTTDINLAAGLALGVFILMIGYSIRIKGVMGFIKELTLHPFNTKNLPLQIALIPFNLLLETIALFAKPFSLALRLFGNLYAGEMIFILIGAVGLAQLPLHFPWAVFHILVITLQAFVFMMLTIVYLSMASSDNH from the coding sequence ATGGCTGCAGGTGAAGAGTTAACCCTCTCTAGTCATATTCAGCACCACCTTACTAACGCAAAAATGTGTTCTGTCGATGGCAGTATCGCATTTAACAAAGCGTGTAGTGAAGTTGGCTTCTGGACATGGCATATCGATACATTAATGTACTCTATTCTTTTAGGCGTACTATTTTTATGGATCTTCCGTAGTGTAGCTAAAAAAGCAACCACGGGCGTTCCTGGAAAACTACAATGTTTTGTAGAAATGATAGTAGGCTTTGTCGGTGATAACGTAAAAGATACTTATCATGGTAAAAGCAAGTTAATAGCACCACTAGCACTGACCATCTTTGTTTGGGTGTTTTTAATGAACTTAATGGACTTAGTGCCAGTTGACTTTTTACCTTCATTTGCCGGTTTTGTTGGCGAACAAGCTATGGGCGCAGAGCCTGGTAGCGTTTACATGAAATTTGTACCTACTACAGATATTAACTTAGCCGCGGGTTTAGCCTTAGGTGTGTTTATATTGATGATCGGTTATTCAATTCGCATTAAAGGTGTAATGGGCTTTATTAAAGAATTAACATTACACCCTTTTAATACTAAAAACTTACCGTTACAAATTGCTCTAATTCCATTCAACCTATTGCTAGAAACAATAGCTTTGTTTGCGAAGCCATTTTCACTTGCATTACGTCTATTTGGTAACTTATACGCAGGTGAAATGATCTTTATCTTGATTGGTGCAGTAGGTTTAGCGCAGTTACCACTGCACTTCCCTTGGGCGGTATTCCATATCTTAGTTATTACCTTACAAGCATTTGTATTTATGATGCTAACGATTGTGTATCTAAGTATGGCCAGTTCAGATAATCACTAA
- a CDS encoding ATP synthase subunit I, which yields MSEQSAKAARKSAYLLILGQVVIASIIALVFFLASDAFTAKSAFKGGLVAVIPNLVFAFFAFRFSAAENPNLVVMAFMRGQSLKLILSAVLLALVFSQQELVYGAFLTGFMLTLIAQWTAPVFFKH from the coding sequence ATGTCTGAGCAAAGCGCTAAAGCGGCACGAAAATCAGCTTATTTGTTGATACTAGGCCAAGTAGTAATAGCTAGCATTATTGCATTAGTATTCTTTTTAGCTAGTGATGCATTTACAGCTAAATCAGCGTTTAAAGGTGGTTTAGTAGCAGTTATACCAAATTTAGTGTTTGCGTTTTTTGCTTTTCGTTTTAGTGCCGCAGAAAACCCAAACTTAGTAGTGATGGCATTTATGCGGGGCCAGTCACTCAAGTTAATTTTATCCGCTGTGTTGTTAGCTTTAGTATTTTCACAGCAAGAACTGGTTTATGGCGCATTTTTAACCGGTTTTATGCTAACGCTAATAGCACAATGGACAGCACCAGTTTTTTTTAAACATTAA